From a region of the Geothrix sp. 21YS21S-2 genome:
- the bshA gene encoding N-acetyl-alpha-D-glucosaminyl L-malate synthase BshA: MRIGISCYSTFGGSGVVATEVGKALAARGHEIHLLSPSLPPRLLGFEDKIFFHEVTASPYPLFEAAPYSIALASKMADVAEHHDLQIMHAHYAIPHASAALLARMALEGRLKVVTTLHGTDITVVGSDPSYLSMVKLAIRESDAVTSVSEYLRDETYRTFKVDRPIDVIPNFVTAPQDPNPGCRKWLAPAGTSILTHISNFRPVKRVMDVMKTFERVLREQPSFLVMVGDGPDRAEAEIYARDHGFADHVRFTGKQLDIDTVLACSDVFLLPSATESFGLAALEAMAHRVPVIASRVGGLPEVVRHGVDGFLEPLGDVDAMAEDALTLLRDPVLRRKMGLSAQTRALETFEEKPIVDQYEEVYERVLAIPKSIVDFGARTR, translated from the coding sequence ATGCGAATCGGGATCTCCTGCTACTCAACTTTCGGCGGTTCCGGCGTGGTGGCCACGGAGGTGGGGAAGGCCCTGGCCGCCCGGGGCCATGAGATCCACCTCCTCAGCCCCTCCCTTCCACCCCGGCTGCTGGGCTTCGAGGACAAGATCTTCTTCCACGAGGTGACGGCCAGCCCCTACCCCCTCTTCGAGGCGGCTCCCTACTCCATCGCCCTGGCCTCCAAGATGGCCGACGTGGCCGAGCACCATGACCTGCAGATCATGCACGCCCACTACGCCATCCCCCACGCCTCCGCCGCCCTCCTGGCGCGCATGGCCCTCGAGGGCCGGCTCAAGGTCGTCACCACCCTCCACGGCACCGACATCACGGTGGTGGGCTCGGACCCCAGCTACCTGTCCATGGTGAAGCTGGCAATCCGGGAGAGCGACGCCGTCACCTCGGTGTCGGAGTACCTGCGGGACGAGACCTACCGCACCTTCAAGGTGGACCGTCCCATCGACGTGATCCCCAACTTCGTCACCGCCCCCCAGGACCCCAACCCCGGCTGCCGCAAGTGGCTGGCCCCCGCCGGCACCTCCATCCTCACCCACATCTCCAACTTCCGCCCCGTCAAGCGCGTCATGGACGTCATGAAGACCTTCGAGCGGGTGCTGCGGGAGCAGCCGAGCTTCCTGGTCATGGTGGGCGACGGCCCCGACCGGGCCGAGGCCGAAATCTACGCCCGCGACCACGGCTTCGCCGACCACGTCCGCTTCACCGGCAAGCAGCTGGACATCGACACCGTGCTTGCTTGCTCGGACGTCTTCCTCCTCCCCAGCGCCACCGAGAGCTTCGGCCTGGCCGCCCTGGAGGCCATGGCCCACAGGGTCCCCGTCATCGCCAGCCGCGTGGGCGGCCTCCCCGAGGTGGTCCGCCACGGCGTGGACGGCTTCCTGGAGCCCCTGGGCGACGTGGACGCCATGGCCGAGGACGCCCTCACCCTCCTGCGCGACCCCGTCCTGCGCAGGAAGATGGGCCTCTCCGCCCAGACCCGCGCCCTGGAGACCTTCGAGGAGAAGCCCATCGTGGACCAGTACGAGGAGGTCTACGAGCGGGTGCTCGCGATCCCGAAATCCATCGTGGATTTTGGTGCCCGGACCCGGTAG
- a CDS encoding YggT family protein, which translates to MFLVLVADKLILLLIMLIFITSILSWIQPDPRNPIVRLLHAIVDPVLHPIRTLLPSSMGMDFSPMVAILILYALQALLQKSVLS; encoded by the coding sequence ATGTTCCTTGTGCTCGTGGCCGACAAACTCATTCTTCTCCTCATCATGCTCATCTTCATCACGAGCATCCTGTCCTGGATCCAGCCGGACCCCCGGAACCCGATCGTCCGGTTGCTTCACGCCATCGTGGACCCGGTGCTGCACCCCATCCGGACCCTGCTGCCGTCCTCCATGGGCATGGACTTCAGCCCCATGGTGGCCATCCTGATCCTGTACGCCCTTCAGGCCCTCTTGCAGAAGAGCGTCCTCTCCTAG
- a CDS encoding DivIVA domain-containing protein has translation MKYTPLDIQRREFEKGFRGLDEGEVRAFLLEVAAEWEELQMENSRLRTEILDLREHLKQYQDQDRIFRETLLNAQRTKEEILDAVNREKALILREADFKADELLREASAKSQELEASLRGLKLERVRFLQDMDSLLARTRRYLQEEAPEIFPPAEATRRLDDRDAARIDQLTGQNPARTGKTGFGSDGV, from the coding sequence ATGAAATACACGCCCTTGGACATCCAACGCCGGGAATTCGAGAAGGGGTTCCGCGGCCTGGACGAAGGGGAGGTGCGGGCCTTCCTGCTGGAGGTGGCCGCGGAATGGGAGGAGCTCCAGATGGAGAACTCCCGCCTGCGCACCGAGATCCTGGACCTGCGCGAACACCTGAAGCAGTACCAGGACCAGGACCGGATCTTCCGGGAGACGCTGCTCAACGCCCAGCGCACCAAGGAGGAGATCCTGGACGCCGTGAACCGGGAGAAGGCGCTCATCCTGCGCGAGGCCGACTTCAAGGCCGACGAGCTGCTGCGGGAAGCCAGCGCCAAGAGCCAGGAGCTGGAAGCCTCCCTGCGGGGCCTGAAGCTGGAGCGGGTGCGCTTCCTGCAGGACATGGATTCGCTCCTGGCCCGCACGCGGCGGTACCTCCAGGAGGAGGCCCCGGAGATCTTCCCGCCCGCGGAGGCCACCCGCAGGCTCGACGACCGGGACGCGGCCCGCATCGACCAGCTCACGGGGCAGAACCCCGCCCGCACAGGGAAGACAGGCTTCGGTTCCGACGGGGTCTGA
- a CDS encoding abortive infection family protein yields MLSEITRRDIVDVLTLSGIEYNGRLGEVEFLMRLYDLQKLPSGDGRFADAAGDINQHRWNNHDWEDGWVFSDSRFNLLHGPEKSFLDFLAMMIHPAVRSNPAEVDQIVELLNPLLNREGWELAVASTIAGLPVYSARTLTGKISPALNAAKGMAVRVDAAYIHQQIQRIEQAVEKDPEQAIGTAKELVETVAKTIFLDHGLRVPVEDDFPKLVRAALKQLKLVPDDIPDKAYAADIIRKLLQNLATISNGLAELRNGYGTGHGKDARTRGLRARHARLAVGAAATLAVFMQETSEEMLGK; encoded by the coding sequence GTGCTTTCTGAAATCACCAGGCGCGACATCGTCGATGTCCTCACCTTGTCCGGGATCGAGTACAACGGTCGACTGGGGGAGGTCGAGTTCCTGATGCGTCTGTACGACCTGCAGAAGCTGCCTTCCGGCGATGGACGGTTCGCAGATGCGGCCGGGGACATCAACCAGCATCGCTGGAATAACCACGATTGGGAGGATGGCTGGGTGTTCTCCGACAGCCGGTTCAACCTCCTCCATGGTCCTGAGAAGAGCTTCCTGGATTTCCTGGCCATGATGATCCACCCAGCGGTGCGGTCCAACCCGGCTGAGGTCGATCAAATTGTTGAGCTACTGAACCCGCTCCTCAACCGGGAGGGGTGGGAACTGGCGGTTGCCAGCACCATCGCCGGGCTCCCCGTTTATTCTGCGAGAACCCTTACCGGCAAGATCAGCCCCGCGTTGAACGCCGCCAAGGGGATGGCAGTGCGGGTCGACGCCGCTTACATTCATCAGCAGATCCAGCGAATCGAACAGGCCGTGGAAAAGGACCCTGAACAGGCCATCGGCACTGCCAAAGAACTTGTGGAGACTGTGGCCAAGACCATCTTCCTCGACCATGGTCTGAGGGTCCCGGTGGAAGATGACTTCCCAAAGTTGGTTCGGGCTGCGTTGAAGCAGCTCAAGCTGGTCCCAGACGATATCCCAGACAAAGCCTATGCCGCCGATATCATCCGCAAGTTGCTTCAGAATCTCGCCACTATCTCGAACGGTTTGGCAGAACTCCGAAATGGATATGGGACTGGCCACGGGAAAGATGCCCGAACCCGTGGGCTTCGCGCCCGCCATGCCCGACTGGCGGTGGGAGCAGCCGCGACTCTTGCAGTATTCATGCAGGAGACGTCTGAGGAGATGCTCGGGAAGTAG